A DNA window from Purpureocillium takamizusanense chromosome 9, complete sequence contains the following coding sequences:
- a CDS encoding uncharacterized protein (COG:S~TransMembrane:4 (i7-32o152-170i182-207o227-252i)~EggNog:ENOG503P1BV) — protein sequence MGVGRFFCVALPLILTIGAIISLLVATLSGVVHNNNLFVFSVDVSDLSINPANFDNIANKLGSRANNAQTSNITAGNLGLDQVYEVSLWGYCSKDKDGKRNCIKGRFDWASHELNTTWIEEFGSTAGVKINLPTEVKDALKAFRTVTKWTEVTFIIALVALGIELFVGIFSNCSRVVSCLTWLVASITAVLVGAAAGLATAMATIVVGTVESTAKFYGVKGTVGTRFLAAVWIATAFAIGAAFFWLFTICCCKPEHRSRSAKRGSKHDDGEKLLPTRGYAPLTSDHEMSGGFYNPNQQGQQFGHNYSSQPPRYPGGNGRSDLAYEPYSHRA from the coding sequence ATGGGAGTCGGTCGCTTCTTCTGcgtcgccctccccctcatcctcaccatcggcgccatcatctccctcctcgtcgccacgcTATCGGGCGTCGTccacaacaacaacctcttcgtcttctccgTCGACGTCTCCGACCTCTCCATAAACCCCGCCAACTTCGACAACATCGCCAACAAGCTAGGCAGCCGCGCCAACAACGCACAGACCAGCAACATCACGGCCGGTAACCTTGGCCTTGATCAGGTCTACGAGGTCTCCCTCTGGGGCTACTGCAGCAAAGACAAGGATGGCAAGCGCAATTGCATCAAGGGCCGCTTCGACTGGGCCTCGCATGAGCTGAACACGACCTGGATCGAGGAATTCGGCTCTACCGCCGGCGTCAAGATCAACTTGCCCACCGAGGTCAAGGATGCCCTCAAGGCGTTCCGCACCGTCACCAAGTGGACCGAGGTTAccttcatcatcgccctcgtcgctcttGGCATCGAGCTCTTCGTCGGCATCTTCTCCAACTGCTCCCGCGTCGTTTCCTGCCTGACGTGGCTCGTTGCCTCCATCACGGCCGTGCTTgtcggagccgccgccggcctcgccaccgccatggccaccattGTCGTGGGCACCGTCGAGAGCACCGCCAAATTCTACGGCGTCAAGGGCACCGTCGGCAcccgcttcctcgccgccgtctggatcgccaccgcctttgccatcggcgccgccttcttctggCTCTTCACCATTTGCTGCTGCAAGCCCGAgcaccgcagccgcagcgccaagcgcggcagcaagcacgacgacggcgagaagctgctccCCACCCGCGGCTACGCGCCCCTGACGAGCGACCACGAGATGAGCGGCGGCTTCTACAACCCCAAccagcagggccagcagtTCGGCCACAACTACTCGTCGCAGCCCCCGCGCTACCCTggcggcaacggccgctCGGACCTGGCGTATGAGCCGTACTCGCACCGAGCGTAG
- the pzh1 gene encoding Protein-serine/threonine phosphatase (COG:T~EggNog:ENOG503NUEW), whose translation MGNQASKEGGGSSSKGSGAGPSGDATLQSYPSFSRSDTKDSSRSFRSLRSKIPGSSGRTDSPRNSALLSNGDSAGDNKVADAASVRSGRSGRSSASRTSRSEIPPLRHNSTDLSNTDSAVFDDQPPPSPVSASALKGGNHDVSAAQASGEVDHVSDQPPSANASLTTHMQAPGQPILVKRDQPASVIQESPSMDSPARTDSNGNVGMSEIKDIDLDDFIKRLLDAGYAGKVTKGVCLKNAEIVAICHRAREVFLSQPALLELDAPVKIVGDVHGQYTDLIRMFEMCGFPPTSNYLFLGDYVDRGKQSLETILLLLCYKIKFPENFFLLRGNHECANVTRVYGFYDECKRRCNVKIWKTFIDCFNTLPIAAIVAGKIFCVHGGLSPALSHMDDIRNIARPTDVPDYGLLNDLLWSDPADMEQDWEANERGVSYCFGKRVITDFLAVHDFDLICRAHMVVEDGYEFFNDRVLVTVFSAPNYCGEFDNWGAVMSVSAELLCSFELLKPLDSSALKSHIKKGRNKRQQMLNSPPASVQPQSV comes from the exons ATGGGCAATCAGGCCTCCAAGGAAGGAGGCGGCTCCTCGTCCAAGGGCTCCGGCGCTGGCCCGTCGGGCGACGCTACTCTGCAGTCGTACCCCTCCTTTAGCAGGTCCGACACCAAGGACTCGTCGCGGTCGTTCCGGTCCCTGCGATCTAAGATACCCGGCTCCAGCGGCAGAACCGACAGCCCGCGAAACTCGGCCCTACTCTCCAACGGCGACTCGGCCGGCGATAACAAggtcgccgatgccgcgTCCGTCCGATCCGGGCGCAGTGGGCGTTCCAGCGCTTCCAGGACCAGCCGCAGCGAGATCCCGCCACTGAGGCACAATTCCACCGACCTGTCCAACACCGACTCTGCCGTCTTCGACGaccaaccaccaccctcaccggtgtccgccagcgccctcAAAGGCGGCAATCACGATGTgagcgccgcccaggcttccggcgaggtcgaccaCGTGTCGGAccagccgccgtccgccAATGCGAGCCTCACCACCCACATGCAGGCGCCCGGGCAGCCTATTCTCGTCAAGCGCGACCAGCCGGCAAGCGTCATCCAAGAGAGCCCCTCGATGGACTCGCCCGCTAGGACCGACTCCAACGGCAATGTCGGCATGTCCGAGATCAAAGATAttgacctcgacgacttcataaagcgcctgctcgacgcAGGCTACGCTGGCAAGGTGACAAAGGGTGTATGCCTCAAGAATGCCGAGATTGTTGCCATCTGTCATCGCGCCCGCGAGGTCTTTTTGTCGCAGCCCGCactcctcgagctcgatgCGCCTGTCAAGATTGTCGGCGACGTTCACGGACAATACACTGACCTAATTCGCATGTTCGAAATGTGTGGCTTCCCGCCCACGTCAAACTACCTCTTCCTCGGAGACTACGTCGACCGTGGGAAGCAGTCTCTCGAGACCATCTTACTCCTGCTGTGCTACAAGATCAAGTTCCCTGAAAACTTTTTTCTCCTCCGCGGAAATCACGAATGCGCCAATGTGACGCGCGTCTACGGTTTCTACGACGAGTGCAAGCGGAGGTGCAACGTCAAGATCTGGAAAACATTCATCGACTGTTTTAACACGCTCCCCATTGctgccatcgtcgccggcaaaATCTTTTGCGTTCACGGCGGTCTTTCCCCTGCCCTCAGCCACATGGATGATATTCGCAACATCGCTCGGCCGACGGACGTCCCCGATTACGGGCTGCTCAACGACCTACTCTGGTCGGATCCTGCAGACATGGAACAAGACTGGGAGGCAAACGAGCGGGGCGTCAGCTACTGCTTCGGCAAACGCGTCATCACCGATTTCCTAGCCGTACACGACTTCGACTTGATCTGTCGAGCGCACATggttgtcgaggacggcTACGAGTTCTTCAACGATCGTGTTCTAGTCACTGTCTTTAGCGCACCAAAC TATTGCGGAGAATTTGATAATTGGGGGGCTGTCATGTCTGTGTCGGCCGAGCTTCTGTGCAGCTTTGAACTTCTCAAGCCGCTCGACTCGAGTGCCCTCAAGAGCCACATTAAGAAGGGGCGCAACAAGCGTCAGCAAATGCTCAACAGTCCT CCGGCGAGCGTCCAACCCCAGAGCGTCTAA
- a CDS encoding uncharacterized protein (EggNog:ENOG503P723), with product MRRENWSADGELASSVPVNDHDATMNRQAIRSVCARARPELERSSYALRNYFSTSQWLATDDTTPNDPNPAPTRRQRTQAATSEITSLVRNNGPSTPRQWPRQASGPESGQAKVLDVRSLPRGGFRGRGGFQGRGRGGAATAGRENTFTQRGFSPAEGDRPSRMDRDGFASRGLRGRGRGRGGLHGGEWGDNLRDKNADTDAEKDFQMDGNRAFNRNARKPKDPFEVMDPAEEAFDNDMRFGTRTQYTPSLTLEDLAPFMPADASTSQGRAATVLQNLSALGTADPVGVPQDLQGSCYAEDLENAGVRFFADAKARDAAEAYLQKKRRDEAAKKAREEGVTMEESTERIIQDADEAIRRVIFDKAVAGQYEKPEFAADPVGVSRSWHLRAETYTQKDIENFEKKLKSLMGAGAAAGGKSGKANNATA from the coding sequence ATGCGTCGAGAAAATTGGTCTGCAGATGGTGAGCTCGCCAGCTCCGTCCCTGTCAACGACCACGACGCAACCATGAACCGACAAGCCATTCGCTCGGTCTGCGCccgggcgaggccggagcTCGAGAGGAGTAGCTACGCACTGAGGAATTACTTTTCCACATCTCAATGGCTCGCCACGGACGACACAACGCCCAACGACCCGAACCCGGCGCCTACCCGCCGACAGCGAACACAGGCCGCGACAAGCGAGATCACCTCTCTCGTGAGGAACAACGGCCCTTCGACACCTCGCCAGTGGCCTCGGCAGGCTTCCGGACCCGAATCTGGCCAGGCTAAGGTCCTTGACGTGAGAAGTCTGCCGAGGGGGGGATtccgcggacgaggcggcttTCAGGGTCGgggtcggggcggcgccgccaccgccggccgAGAAAATACGTTTACTCAACGGGGCTTCTCACCCGCGGAAGGTGATCGACCCTCAAGGATGGACCGGGATGGCTTCGCCTCGCGCGGTCTGCGCGGCCGgggccgtggacgaggcggactTCACGGAGGGGAATGGGGAGACAACCTGCGCGACAAGAATGCGGACACGGACGCCGAGAAGGACTTTCAGATGGACGGGAACAGGGCTTTCAACAGGAATGCAAGGAAACCGAAAGACCCCTTCGAAGTGATGGAcccggcggaggaggcgttCGACAACGACATGCGCTTCGGCACGAGGACCCAGTACACGCCCTCGCTCACGCTCGAAGACCTCGCGCCCTTCATGCCGGCCGACGCGTCCACCTCCCAggggcgcgccgcgacggtgcTGCAGAACCTCAGCGCGCTGGGCACCGCGGACCCCGTGGGTGTGCCGCAGGACTTGCAGGGCAGCTGCTACGCGGAGGACCTGGAGAACGCGGGCGTGCGCTTCTTCGCTGACGCCAAGGCAAGGGATGCCGCTGAGGCATACCTccagaagaagaggagggacGAGGCTGCTAAGAAGGCTCGCGAGGAGGGGGTAACGATGGAGGAGAGCACGGAGCGCATCATCCAAGACGCCGATGAGGCCATTCGCAGGGTCATCTTCGacaaggcggtggcgggccaGTACGAGAAGCCCGAGTTTGCGGCAGACCCTGTGGGCGTGTCTCGCTCGTGGCATCTCCGCGCTGAGACGTACACGCAAAAGGACATTGAAAACTTtgagaagaagctcaagtCGTTGATGGGGGcaggggccgcggcgggcgggaagTCGGGCAAGGCTAATAATGCCACGGCCTAA